A part of Ooceraea biroi isolate clonal line C1 chromosome 10, Obir_v5.4, whole genome shotgun sequence genomic DNA contains:
- the LOC105282704 gene encoding protein obstructor-E: MASRPIVHLLIACGVFAATTSLNQNQRFSNNLFDNFLNRGQQQVSLPKRAASASCPERNGRYPVPNQCDAYIECIDGVAEEKLCPEGLFYNPEARFNYPCGYPIDVDCTGRPNLQPANPSEDCPHQYGYFKIGDHQRCGQFMNCVDGRGYVFDCPEGLAFSPETYRCDWPDQVPDCDAEAFLGFRCPETVKNSFFLDVENRLYRSNTDCHHYYICVNGRPRLQNCGIGNAFNELIDACDAAENVTGCEHEAIARTTPDYQQTRLF; this comes from the exons ATGGCCTCGAGACCGATCGTTCATCTGCTCATCGCCTGCGGCGTCTTCGCCGCGACGACGT CGCTCAATCAAAATCAGAGATTCTCGAATAATCTGTTCGACAATTTTCTGAATCGCGGTCAGCAGCAAGTGTCCTTGCCAAAACGTGCCGCATCCGCGTCGTGTCCGGAGAGGAACGGTCGCTATCCGGTACCAAATCAATGCGATGCCTACATCGAGTGCATAGACGGTGTTGCCGAGGAGAAACTATGTCCCGAGGGTTTGTTCTACAATCCTGAGGCTCGTTTCAACTATCCCTGCGGATACCCCATCGACGTAGACTGCACGGGCAGGCCAAATCTGC agCCGGCGAACCCAAGCGAGGACTGTCCGCATCAGTACGGCTACTTCAAGATTGGCGATCATCAGCGTTGCGGCCAATTCATGAACTGCGTGGATGGTAGAGGCTACGTGTTCGATTGTCCGGAGGGTTTGGCCTTCAGTCCGGAGACTTATCGATGCGACTGGCCAGATCAGGTGCCAGACTGCGATGCCGAAGCATTCCTGGGCTTCCGCTGTCCGGAGACAGTGAAGAACAGTTTCTTCTTGGACGTTGAGAACAGGCTCTACCGCAGCAACACTGACTGCCACCATTACTACATTTGCGTGAACGGTCGTCCGCGACTACAGAACTGCGGCATAGGAAATGCCTTCAACGAGCTGATCGACGCCTGCGACGCCGCGGAAAATGTCACCGGCTG CGAACACGAGGCGATAGCGAGGACTACCCCGGATTATCAGCAGACAAGACTTTTTTAA
- the LOC105282702 gene encoding LOW QUALITY PROTEIN: uncharacterized protein LOC105282702 (The sequence of the model RefSeq protein was modified relative to this genomic sequence to represent the inferred CDS: deleted 2 bases in 1 codon): MNLALHGFLLQVLMSILNFHHGRLLCSAGEPGYLDFDNLPETNFSCQGKVIGGYYADVEAGCQMFHVCTIGQKDEIMDIKFLCLNGTVFDQETRVCERVDEVDCSKSERFYNLNLELYGNNAVTLSLNEDEDDLSDPIENHQTRTTSARPSTTSTTSTTTSRPSKPSTTAASGSFQHPAGYPQHYQPQPPFPQVHTSQSKSLYDGKNGGYHHQYIFHNGERTNNHQATSYQLFSNQGAVSSTTVSPPAQIHQIRYSSTVGPPQIIHNEPSTVTPLFHATSPTIQTLLNNNVNSPAALINPIFHNHGIASTTEHFTVHSNNPRETSDYRDDDDDDQVEQDIRSSLEAIQPANKGKVSKLTLSPVPNQPESSRVTQTETSQSLQQQQQRIPSNFLPTPTSIETTVRSFYPTPRPSPKPPHQSSVVHQITQHIHVSPGVTVPQLKPHHITINLPPPDIQRIVQNPPPLLPSQSRVIVTAKASVSDESGRPLNTTQLVTLPLPTIPASYDDYKEGDESFDPFYRDVPKIRKNRQARSMAVSSRRRRSLDQSHRFIYGVGDHADGDPKTTTESQLRRDKDTKSEINVEDFQAIKESLMKFRDILFSDEVSLDEASLHDAAEEVRKHVSRDGETSDAEPAEQAKDNAIKKSVSLEDLKTEPSRHLALDREEDLNEDEDKEEEEEEEEDEEANHAESSSHIEISFDENYNDHTLESRSKSGHDINSKSTTARSEKSESREGIIDVIILDSDDFKKKPVNSNVEISKNDAPIEIILEEETRSNSPDVPKTSERVINIGQIAGHVMKSDSRKQSITSKLDEGKRRDEIPRETINRKNAKNSGERKSGLRRKSARTRSSRRRISSKIKQRTRYVEVTEIPQAKTDEMTTTPSTTTTYTTTTTSATATTISTTTMPPSSVAPFETKIAEQIDSHIFGEPESQTSKEVDTRAVDQRDATYSKSLQDSKGRDASKNKEMERPFDHQITESYGKNLEQHANKSEEEEEEEEKEEKKTESIDYTETASSQDTNFTEDPRSAEEPGSIEVTNISEENKSSEELFSKEYDTSDDETNANANNEEPEEVLEKAPNKISSHEVTNSRENNSDLEEESSQHDNNQGRNVHVDDEEREKEHSTASNSETTNFEELDEYQDTTDSSTENTHDRASAIQEDYTEPLGKEEDPTTTVEYSSSEEYTDSQEEITGETEGTESNTEGVLKFTDELPQSIDKHDEETKEVSETDRSNAYDYVDDNYEPMNYKEIETTVKPKESKEENTKEHDETEKKDERDDAARGKDIEMHQEDSVEAETHTEHIKGITNVADLKEVGSLTTTVFTTALPPTTSLITTTTPSSTTSTTVSTTESTTSSTTSSTISSTISSTTPSTTPSTTMMTTTKSPRPTTTTTRAAPPKLFKPVGVRKIYAFIPPTTTPVPVVIKPRLGLYNPKPAKPPRSYNELAPKPVIRKITLPTRKPATTTTTTATTTAATDVTTSAAITATAITTTEKLSTENPETTMEPMTAATTTTTTTAAATTSTTTTAATTTSTTTTAATTIPSTTMTTTTTSTESGRSEENILESKLKPNEPVPLHPLASDDRTSKDDQVSSPSERDSVSPLSDTDERLSTRGAETFTPYPLSRLSTLAPPVKQTTQKVEAIEPYEATEEEVDDVATTTLPTTLLPGKTSTLYVESTSSTALSNTDKYPEEVETTLASTTVYQQEVTEAPLVSSEQPMLFSTTLATTTVQPKTVVSIDSSANFRSKIRKFMIPRKPMSFNCLEKEMYRFYGDTRDCRLFHYCSPGFTSRQVLDFRFVCEEGTAFDEETQSCRHNVPNRKCRNRSW; encoded by the exons CCtgaacgaggacgaggacgacttGTCGGATCCAATAGAGAATCATCAGACACGAACGACCTCGGCGCGACCCAGCACGACCTCCACGACCAGCACGACCACCTCCAGACCGAGCAAGCCGTCCACCACGGCTGCCAGTGGTTCCTTTCAGCATCCAGCCGGTTATCCACAGCATTATCAGCCGCAGCCACCGTTCCCCCAGGTGCACACTAGCCAATCCAAATCGCTATACGACGGCAAGAACGGCGGGTATCATCATCAGTACATTTTCCATAACGGCGAGCGCACCAACAACCACCAGGCCACGTCATATCAGTTGTTCAGCAATCAGGGTGCTGTGAGCTCGACGACGGTATCACCCCCCGCGCAGATTCATCAGATCAGATATAGCTCAACAGTTGGTCCACCGCAGATCATCCACAATGAACCGTCGACGGTGACGCCGCTGTTCCACGCGACATCACCAACGATACAGACGCTACTCAACAACAATGTCAACAGCCCCGCGGCTCTGATCAACCCGATCTTCCACAACCACGGCATCGCGAGTACCACCGAGCATTTCACCGTGCACAGCAACAACCCGCGGGAGACATCTGATtaccgcgacgacgacgacgacgaccaggTCGAGCAGGACATCAGGTCGTCGCTGGAAGCGATACAGCCGGCAAACAAGGGCAAG GTTTCCAAGCTGACGCTATCTCCAGTACCGAACCAGCCGGAGTCGTCTCGAGTAACACAGACGGAAACGAGTCAATcgttgcagcagcagcaacagagAATACCtagcaacttcctgccgacgCCGACGAGCATCGAGACAACTGTCAGGTCATTTTATCCAACACCCAGGCCCTCACCGAAGCCGCCACATCAGTCATCGGTCGTCCATCAGATTACCCAACACATCCATGTGTCGCCGGGAGTGACGGTGCCGCAGCTCAAACCCCATCACATCACCATAAACCTGCCGCCGCCGGACATCCAGCGGATTGTCCAGAATCCGCCGCCTCTGCTGCCTTCGCAATCCCGGGTGATTGTCACGGCGAAGGCCAGCGTGAGCGACGAGTCCGGCAGACCTCTGAACACTACACAGCTGGTGACGCTCCCGTTGCCGACCATCCCGGCTAGCTACGACGATTACAAGGAGGGTGACGAGTCCTTTGATCCATTCTACCGCGACGTCCCGAAGATCCGCAAGAATCGACAAGCGAGAAGCATGGCAGTCTCGTCTCGAAGAAGGCGATCTCTCGATCAATCCCATCGCTTCATCTATGGCGTTGGTGATCACGCAGATGGGGACCCAAAGACGACAACAGAGAGTCAATTGCGTCGCGATAAGGATACGAAAAGCGAGATCAATGTCGAAGATTTTCAAGCTATTAAAGAGAGTCTGATGAAATTCAGGGATATTCTGTTCAGCGACGAGGTTTCTCTGGACGAGGCTTCTTTGCATGATGCTGCTGAAGAAGTTAGAAAACACGTTTCAAGGGATGGTGAAACTTCCGATGCAGAGCCTGCGGAACAGGCAAAGGacaatgcaataaaaaaatcggTTTCTCTAGAGGACCTGAAGACGGAACCGTCAAGACATTTAGCTCTAGACAGAGAGGAAGATTTGAATGAGGACGAGGAtaaagaagaggaggaagaggaggaagaggatgaAGAAGCAAATCACGCAGAGTCATCTTCGCATATCGAGATCTCGTTCGATGAGAATTATAACGATCATACGTTGGAATCGAGATCAAAATCAGGACACGATATCAATAGCAAATCGACGACTGCTCGCTCGGAAAAGAGCGAGTCTCGGGAAGGCATCATAGACGTGATAATACTCGATTCCGATGACTTCAAAAAGAAACCCGTAAACTCAAAcgttgaaatatccaaaaacgATGCTCCTATCGAGATTATCCTCGAGGAGGAAACGAGATCTAACTCGCCCGACGTACCGAAGACCAGCGAAAGGGTGATCAATATCGGACAGATTGCGGGACACGTAATGAAAAGCGATTCAAGAAAGCAGTCGATCACCTCGAAGCTCGACGAAGGGAAGAGAAGGGACGAAATTCCGCGTGAAACGATCAACCGAAAAAATGCCAAGAATTCAGGAGAACGAAAATCTGGATTGAGGAGAAAGAGCGCTCGAACGAGGTCGTCGAGGAGACGTATATcctcgaaaataaaacaaagaacGCGGTATGTCGAGGTGACGGAGATTCCGCAGGCAAAGACGGATGAAATGACTACTACCCCTAGCACCACGACTACAtatactactactactaccagTGCTACTGCTACTACTATTTCTACTACCACCATGCCACCATCATCTGTCGCGCCTTTCGAGACAAAAATTGCGGAGCAAATTGACAGCCACATTTTCGGAGAGCCAGAGTCGCAAACTTCCAAGGAAGTAGATACCAGGGCAGTGGACCAACGCGACGCCACATACTCGAAGAGTCTGCAGGACAGCAAGGGTCGCGACGCCAGCAAAAATAAGGAGATGGAGCGACCGTTCGATCACCAAATTACGGAGAGTTACGGGAAAAATTTGGAGCAACATGCCAATAAAtccgaagaagaagaggaagaagaagaaaaagaagaaaagaaaacggaaTCGATAGATTATACGGAAACTGCTAGTTCGCAGGATACGAACTTCACCGAAGACCCGCGAAGTGCCGAGGAGCCGGGATCGATAGAAGTCACCAACATTTCCGAAGAGAACAAGTCCTCCGAGGAACTCTTCTCTAAGGAGTATGACACTTCGGACGATGAAACTAACGCGAACGCAAACAACGAGGAGCCCGAAGAGGTCTTAGAAAAGGCGCCTAACAAGATTTCCTCTCACGAGGTAACTAATTCTCGCGAGAATAACTCAGACTTGGAGGAAGAGTCGTCTCAACACGACAACAACCAAGGCAGGAACGTGCACGTTGATGATGAGGAACGAGAAAAGGAACATTCGACCGCGTCGAACAGCGAAACGACGAATTTCGAGGAATTGGACGAGTATCAGGATACGACAGACTCGTCTACGGAGAATACGCATGATCGCGCCAGCGCGATCCAAGAGGATTACACGGAACCGCTAGGTAAAGAGGAGGATCCTACAACAACCGTAGAATACTCGAGTTCTGAGGAGTACACCGACTCTCAGGAGGAAATCACGGGGGAGACCGAGGGGACTGAGAGCAACACCGAAGGTGTCTTGAAGTTCACGGATGAATTACCGCAATCGATTGATAAGCATGATGAAGAGACGAAGGAAGTCTCGGAAACTGACAGAAGCAACGCGTACGACTACGTGGACGACAATTACGAGCCGATGAATTACAAAGAAATAGAAACGACGGTTAAACCGAAAGAATCTAAGGAAGAGAACACAAAAGAGCACGACGAGACagaaaagaaagatgaaaGGGATGATGCCGCTCGTGGGAAGGACATTGAAATGCATCAGGAGGACAGCGTCGAGGCGGAAACGCACACGGAGCATATAAAAGGTATCACGAATGTTGCGGATTTAAAGGAAGTTGGGAGTTTGACGACGACTGTTTTCACCACTGCGTTACCGCCAACGACATCCTTGATCACTACAACAACGCCGAGTTCAACGACGTCAACGACGGTATCAACTACGGAATCAACGACTTCTTCAACGACTTCTTCAACGATTTCTTCAACGATTTCTTCAACGACGCCTTCGACGACGCCAAGTActacgatgatgacgacgacgaagagtCCACGGCCAACAACGACTACCACTCGTGCCGCACCGCCGAAACTCTTCAAACCTGTCGGAGTTAGGAAAATTTACGCTTTCATCCCGCCTACTACTACTCCGGTTCCGGTGGTGATTAAACCGCGGCTAGGTCTATATAACCCAAAACCGGCGAAGCCGCCAAGGTCCTACAACGAGCTGGCCCCGAAGCCGGTGATAAGGAAAATTACTTTGCCAACACGGAAACCTGCaaccaccaccactaccaccgCTACCACCACTGCAGCCACGGATGTAACCACCAGCGCAGCAATTACCGCGACTGCCATTACTACTACGGAGAAGTTGAGCACGGAGAACCCAGAAACCACGATGGAACCAATGACGgcggcgacaacgacgacgacgacaacagcGGCAGCAacaacgtcgacgacgacgacggcggcaacAACA acgtcgacgacgacgacggcggcaacAACAATaccgtcgacgacgatgacaacgacgacgacaagcaCAGAGTCTGGCAGAAGCGAGGAGAACATCTTGGAAAGCAAACTGAAACCAAACGAGCCCGTTCCTCTTCATCCCCTCGCAAGCGACGATCGAACGAGCAAGGATGATCAAGTTTCGAGCCCATCCGAGCGGGATTCCGTCTCTCCCTTGAGCGATACCGACGAACGACTCTCCACCAGAGGTGCTGAAACCTTCACCCCTTACCCCTTATCGAGATTGTCTACTCTCGCACCTCCCGTGAAACAGACAACGCAGAAGGTGGAAGCTATCGAACCTTACGAGGCGACGGAGGAGGAGGTCGACGACGTCGCAACGACCACTTTGCCGACGACACTACTCCCTGGGAAAACGAGCACGTTGTACGTCGAGAGTACGTCGAGTACCGCGTTGAGTAACACCGATAAATATCCCGAGGAAGTGGAGACTACGCTAGCATCCACCACGGTCTATCAGCAGGAGGTGACGGAAGCCCCTCTGGTTTCTTCCGAGCAACCGATGTTATTTTCGACGACGTTAGCGACGACGACCGTCCAGCCCAAGACCGTCGTGTCGATAGATTCATCCGCCAACTTCCGCTCGAAAATCCGAAAGTTCATGATCCCCCGGAAGCCTATGAGCTTCAATTGTCTGGAGAAGGAGATGTACCGCTTCTATGGCGACACCAGGGACTGCCGGTTGTTCCACTACTGCTCGCCCGGCTTCACGTCACGGCAGGTGCTGGATTTCCGGTTCGTGTGCGAGGAAGGTACGGCGTTCGACGAGGAGACGCAGAGCTGCCGTCACAACGTGCCCAACCGGAAGTGCCGGAACCGCTCCTGGTGA